From the Leptospira biflexa serovar Patoc strain 'Patoc 1 (Paris)' genome, one window contains:
- a CDS encoding ABC transporter ATP-binding protein — protein MNRMLLETKGLTITVGEKTILREVNLSFFENGLFAVLGENGAGKSTLLKKIFHEALTSPGWHWPNGKKKIAYLGHELGFYSSLSLEENLDYFASLDGAHSIERRNQLLKLFRLEKRIWDPIHLFSRGMKQKVAIMRVLLSSAEVILFDEPYTGLDFDSANILSRILNEEKGSRLILVVLHSIPNELECSGKISIQQGNVFVS, from the coding sequence ATGAACCGAATGCTTTTGGAGACAAAAGGACTCACTATTACTGTCGGCGAAAAAACCATCCTGAGAGAGGTGAATCTTAGTTTTTTTGAGAATGGCCTTTTCGCCGTCCTAGGTGAAAATGGCGCGGGAAAGTCCACTTTACTGAAAAAAATCTTCCATGAAGCCTTAACCTCACCCGGTTGGCACTGGCCGAATGGAAAAAAGAAAATTGCCTACCTTGGCCATGAGCTTGGATTTTACTCCTCTTTAAGTTTAGAAGAAAATTTGGATTATTTTGCTAGTTTGGATGGAGCCCATTCGATCGAACGAAGGAACCAACTTTTGAAATTGTTTCGATTGGAAAAACGGATTTGGGATCCCATCCATTTGTTTTCTCGTGGGATGAAACAGAAAGTAGCGATCATGAGGGTTTTACTTTCTTCTGCGGAAGTGATTCTATTCGACGAACCTTACACGGGTCTTGATTTTGATTCCGCAAACATCCTCAGTAGAATTCTCAATGAAGAAAAAGGATCTAGACTCATCCTTGTTGTCCTCCATTCCATTCCCAATGAATTAGAATGTTCGGGGAAAATTTCCATTCAGCAGGGGAATGTTTTTGTTTCTTAG
- a CDS encoding tetratricopeptide repeat protein — protein sequence MFHSLFTFALLFLFPTLLLGQKLIGNKEYPELLWGKDEEFDTTDFPNGSYIYHRDDFILTRGKLYTGDPPKSNGSFVYGTETITNSGKWNNDTIDLLLNGKPNGRGEVIKRLEAGVRFDPQFFPFRYNLGRLYSLEMKYEKALVEFEYAKAEMPEYYKTYLHIAILSEITRQIYYAIMNYKLAVQKNPYDTEALIRLADHYLATGLKNRALLYLNKALKIEEESPNVKLGFARLEMEKGNYHIAYKIFNRTSLTTGEGKVKPYDKKFHYYFAETASKVTDYETAEEQYTKMLSFANDPFFATVSSKVIARRRDIAKKFAEAKRTQLDDSEEEVAPPNE from the coding sequence ATGTTCCATTCACTCTTTACATTCGCACTTCTGTTTTTATTCCCCACTCTCCTATTGGGACAAAAACTAATCGGGAACAAGGAATACCCAGAACTCCTTTGGGGAAAGGATGAAGAGTTCGACACTACCGATTTTCCGAATGGCTCCTATATTTACCATCGAGATGACTTTATCCTCACGCGTGGAAAACTGTATACGGGAGATCCACCCAAATCCAATGGAAGTTTTGTCTATGGAACCGAAACCATTACCAATTCTGGGAAATGGAACAATGATACGATCGATTTACTATTGAATGGGAAACCGAATGGCAGAGGTGAAGTGATCAAACGCCTGGAAGCGGGTGTTCGTTTTGACCCACAGTTTTTTCCGTTCCGATATAATTTGGGAAGATTGTATTCCTTGGAAATGAAATATGAAAAAGCTCTAGTGGAATTTGAATATGCAAAGGCAGAAATGCCAGAGTATTACAAAACCTATTTGCACATTGCAATCCTTTCAGAGATCACAAGACAAATCTATTATGCCATCATGAATTATAAATTGGCAGTACAAAAAAATCCATATGATACAGAAGCGTTGATCCGACTCGCCGATCATTATTTAGCAACAGGATTAAAGAACCGCGCGCTACTTTATCTCAACAAAGCACTCAAAATTGAAGAAGAGAGTCCGAATGTCAAACTTGGATTTGCAAGGCTCGAAATGGAAAAAGGAAACTACCATATTGCCTATAAAATATTTAACCGAACTAGTTTGACAACTGGAGAGGGAAAAGTAAAACCTTACGATAAAAAATTTCATTATTATTTTGCAGAAACAGCATCTAAGGTGACAGATTACGAAACTGCGGAAGAACAATATACAAAGATGTTGAGTTTTGCCAATGATCCATTCTTTGCGACAGTATCCTCAAAGGTGATCGCAAGGAGAAGAGACATTGCGAAAAAATTTGCTGAAGCAAAACGCACTCAATTGGATGATTCTGAAGAAGAAGTCGCACCACCAAACGAATGA
- a CDS encoding ABC transporter ATP-binding protein gives MFRIKNLSLTIRNQILLKEIHLEAKSNQITGLIGRSGSGKSTLFRLALGLLPKVKGYQWKGQMDWNGISLGKEMNPKLQPVFQDPFGSFSPFGTMGELLLEPIRIQKNLFLNHKEKTEAENQIKVFCEKFDLPISLLSKTKQELSGGQLQRFAILRAILLKPEFLLLDEPVTALDVLVQKKIAEELKSINLENKLGMLIVSHDLGFLSYMCDEIFVLEDGVITEFGNPKLLLKDPKSNLLKELIQSRDHSFGGATSSSESSN, from the coding sequence ATGTTTAGAATCAAAAATCTTTCCCTGACCATTCGGAACCAAATCCTTTTAAAAGAGATCCATTTAGAAGCTAAATCGAATCAAATCACTGGCCTCATTGGAAGGTCTGGTTCAGGAAAATCGACTCTCTTTCGATTGGCTCTTGGCCTCCTTCCCAAAGTGAAAGGTTATCAATGGAAGGGGCAGATGGACTGGAATGGGATCAGTTTAGGCAAGGAAATGAATCCGAAACTGCAGCCTGTATTCCAAGATCCATTTGGAAGTTTTTCTCCCTTTGGAACCATGGGTGAGTTATTACTGGAACCAATTCGAATCCAAAAGAATCTTTTTTTGAATCACAAAGAAAAAACAGAAGCAGAAAATCAAATCAAGGTTTTTTGCGAAAAATTTGACTTACCAATCTCTCTATTAAGTAAAACAAAACAAGAGTTAAGTGGTGGTCAGCTTCAAAGATTCGCAATCCTTCGTGCGATACTATTAAAGCCAGAATTTTTGCTTTTAGATGAACCGGTGACTGCCCTCGATGTCCTGGTTCAAAAAAAAATTGCAGAAGAATTAAAATCCATCAATCTAGAAAATAAATTGGGAATGCTCATTGTTTCGCATGATTTAGGATTTTTATCTTATATGTGTGATGAGATTTTTGTTTTGGAAGATGGGGTGATCACAGAATTTGGAAACCCAAAATTGTTGTTAAAAGACCCAAAATCAAATCTTTTAAAGGAATTGATACAATCCAGAGATCATTCGTTTGGTGGTGCGACTTCTTCTTCAGAATCATCCAATTGA
- a CDS encoding hydroxymethylglutaryl-CoA lyase, whose translation MEKVKITEVGPRDGLQNEKTILSTQDKFEFIKRLVESGAKHIELTSFVRKDRIPQMADAMELSALVLPLYAKDVQFSCLTPNTKGYEGAKLAGFNEVAVFTATSESFTKKNINMTVKESFESFQPIFGLAKQDGIKVRGYISTVVACPYEGKIPPEKTLEVAERLLDAGAYEISLGETIGVAVPNEIESLLSVLLKKIPISYLNCHFHDTYGMAIANTKQALSMGIRSFDSSAGGLGGCPYAKGAAGNVATEDLVYFLSREGYDTGINLDSLIQVSQFMEAKLDRSFNSRTYIAKKNVG comes from the coding sequence TTGGAGAAAGTAAAAATCACAGAAGTAGGTCCAAGAGACGGATTACAAAATGAAAAAACCATTCTCTCCACTCAGGATAAATTCGAATTCATAAAACGTCTAGTAGAATCTGGTGCCAAACACATTGAACTCACCTCTTTTGTCAGAAAGGATCGGATTCCACAAATGGCAGATGCCATGGAACTCTCCGCTTTAGTTTTACCCTTGTATGCAAAAGATGTTCAATTTTCTTGTTTAACTCCCAATACTAAAGGGTATGAAGGAGCCAAACTTGCTGGATTCAATGAAGTGGCCGTGTTCACTGCTACCTCTGAATCGTTTACCAAAAAAAATATCAACATGACAGTGAAAGAAAGTTTTGAATCCTTCCAACCAATCTTTGGTTTGGCAAAACAAGATGGAATCAAAGTCCGAGGTTATATATCTACTGTTGTTGCCTGTCCCTATGAAGGAAAAATTCCACCTGAAAAAACCTTGGAAGTCGCAGAACGTTTATTAGATGCAGGTGCCTATGAAATTTCTCTAGGAGAAACCATTGGCGTTGCCGTTCCGAATGAAATTGAATCTCTGCTTTCAGTTTTACTGAAAAAAATACCAATCTCTTATCTCAATTGCCATTTTCACGATACCTATGGGATGGCGATTGCCAATACAAAACAAGCACTCTCGATGGGCATTCGTAGTTTTGATAGTTCCGCAGGAGGACTCGGAGGATGTCCTTATGCGAAAGGGGCAGCGGGGAATGTGGCAACAGAAGATTTGGTATATTTTTTATCGAGAGAAGGGTATGATACAGGGATCAACTTAGATTCACTCATACAAGTGAGTCAGTTTATGGAAGCCAAATTGGACCGATCATTCAATTCGAGAACCTATATTGCCAAAAAAAATGTTGGATGA
- a CDS encoding TIGR02757 family protein, which translates to MLDDGSLLKTKLENLISKYQNISYLETDPICFPKQYKNPLDIELVSLISCLFAYGNVKNIQNFLKPIFLEMGPSPYEFFVYSNPSFSKFLNSQKGYRFQTKEDVIVLFLTLQRILTKKKQTSPLFESYFLDTNGRFDQNTSIQNFQKHFETELISTLKTETLSYGLQFLIGKWKSKSPKKRISLFLRWMVRNDYPDFGLYQNIKPNQIPYPMDVHIQKLIKVLGIKNQKQIQLNDAFLLTEFFKKINSNDPLLYDFYLTRVGIIDKCRGSFEEKICKVCELREVCLVVPRGIEPRLQG; encoded by the coding sequence ATGTTGGATGATGGATCCCTTCTTAAAACCAAATTAGAAAATTTAATCTCCAAATACCAAAACATATCGTATTTGGAAACAGATCCCATTTGTTTTCCCAAACAATACAAAAATCCACTCGATATCGAATTGGTTTCTCTCATCTCTTGTTTATTTGCTTATGGGAATGTCAAAAACATTCAAAATTTTCTAAAACCTATTTTCTTAGAGATGGGTCCCTCTCCCTATGAATTCTTTGTTTATTCCAACCCTTCTTTTTCAAAATTTTTAAATTCACAAAAAGGTTACCGGTTCCAAACAAAAGAGGATGTGATTGTACTTTTTCTCACCTTACAAAGGATTCTCACAAAAAAGAAACAAACCTCCCCTCTTTTTGAATCCTATTTTTTAGATACAAATGGTAGATTTGATCAAAACACATCGATCCAAAATTTCCAAAAACATTTTGAAACGGAACTGATCAGCACCCTAAAAACGGAAACACTGAGTTATGGATTACAATTTTTAATCGGAAAATGGAAATCAAAATCTCCCAAAAAAAGAATTTCACTTTTTTTACGTTGGATGGTTCGCAATGATTATCCTGATTTTGGATTGTACCAAAACATCAAACCCAATCAAATACCCTATCCAATGGATGTGCATATCCAAAAATTAATCAAGGTTCTTGGGATCAAAAACCAAAAACAAATTCAATTAAACGATGCATTTTTACTCACTGAATTTTTTAAAAAAATCAATTCCAACGATCCGTTGTTATACGATTTTTATCTCACGAGGGTTGGGATTATCGATAAATGTAGAGGGAGTTTTGAAGAGAAGATTTGTAAGGTTTGTGAGTTGAGGGAAGTGTGTTTGGTAGTGCCACGGGGAATTGAACCCCGATTGCAAGGATGA
- a CDS encoding adenylosuccinate synthase, whose amino-acid sequence MPANLVVGAQWGDEGKAKVIDYLSKDTDIIVRYQGGANAGHTVVVGGKKYIFHLVPSGIIYDNTTCVIGNGVVLDPEYFLKECADLETHGFRVKDKVLISDSCHILLPYHRLIDEAREAGSSPERKIGTTKKGIGMCYADKMLRNGVRAGDLLDKENLKRKLNHILEVKNQELVKYYDLEPVNPNEMYDFLLDFADKMGKNIINTVYYLNSELEKGKRVLLEGAQGTGLDIDFGTYPYVTSSNPTTGGALAGSGVSFRYLKDVIGITKAYATRVGEGPFPSEILGEAGDVLRKLGGEYGSTTGRPRRCGWFDVQMIKHAVTVNGINSLVLTKIDVLSHYETIPVVVGYEYKGKKLDFFPSQGLEDVKPLFAEYKGWKDDISGINSFAKLPPLCQSYIKSLQELVNTKIGIVSTGPDRDHTIIMD is encoded by the coding sequence ATGCCTGCAAATTTAGTCGTTGGAGCCCAGTGGGGTGATGAAGGAAAGGCAAAAGTAATTGATTACCTTTCAAAAGATACAGATATCATTGTACGTTACCAAGGTGGGGCTAATGCCGGTCACACGGTTGTTGTTGGTGGAAAAAAGTATATCTTCCATTTGGTTCCATCTGGAATCATTTATGACAATACAACTTGTGTGATTGGGAATGGTGTGGTTCTCGATCCTGAGTATTTTTTGAAAGAATGTGCGGACCTAGAGACACATGGCTTTCGTGTGAAAGACAAGGTTCTCATCAGTGATTCCTGCCATATCCTACTTCCTTACCACAGATTGATCGATGAAGCAAGAGAAGCAGGTTCTTCTCCTGAACGTAAAATTGGTACCACGAAAAAAGGGATTGGTATGTGTTATGCGGATAAAATGCTTCGGAATGGAGTTCGCGCCGGTGATCTACTTGATAAGGAAAATTTAAAACGAAAATTGAATCATATCTTGGAAGTAAAAAACCAAGAGCTTGTCAAATACTACGATTTGGAACCAGTGAATCCAAATGAAATGTATGACTTCTTATTGGATTTTGCTGATAAAATGGGAAAAAACATCATTAATACTGTGTATTACCTCAATTCTGAATTGGAAAAAGGCAAAAGGGTATTACTAGAAGGTGCCCAAGGTACTGGACTTGATATTGATTTTGGAACCTATCCCTATGTAACAAGCTCCAATCCTACCACGGGTGGTGCACTTGCTGGTTCAGGTGTAAGTTTTCGGTATTTGAAAGATGTGATTGGGATTACAAAAGCTTATGCCACGCGAGTTGGGGAAGGTCCTTTCCCTTCTGAAATTTTAGGTGAGGCTGGCGATGTTTTACGAAAGTTAGGTGGTGAATATGGATCCACAACGGGTAGACCAAGACGTTGCGGTTGGTTTGATGTACAGATGATCAAACATGCAGTGACAGTAAATGGTATCAATTCACTAGTTTTAACAAAAATAGATGTACTCAGTCATTATGAAACGATCCCAGTCGTTGTTGGATATGAGTATAAAGGTAAAAAATTGGATTTCTTTCCATCACAAGGACTTGAAGACGTTAAACCATTGTTCGCTGAATATAAAGGTTGGAAAGATGATATCTCTGGAATCAATTCTTTTGCAAAACTTCCTCCGCTGTGTCAGTCATATATTAAGTCCTTACAAGAGTTAGTGAATACAAAAATTGGGATCGTATCGACTGGACCCGATCGTGATCACACGATCATCATGGACTAA
- a CDS encoding ATP phosphoribosyltransferase regulatory subunit translates to MNHKNKPISSEQKWIPDGFHFLGPEESKNRRNLLQSFSELFEKEGYSEITLPSFDYSNSFRSQLQDGLESLLVAKDWDGNELSPGVDLTLQVVKGMAARSHWEENQNVYYFAKKIRDHKKRNASRREVLQVGVESLGNSDTNHLISQIKILKKLWDNTLPNKTFTLVFGHSSFFRTILEILGWNEEQTNVLRQFLYTKNLPELVSLAARENTSETHMQIIQLLLKPILSSEMGVFKKTLETVLSKDELLKVKHDLESITSFFEVWNKEMKGIFCIFDPALVRDLSYYTGFMFQGYVEQDPEPVFAGGVYNDLYASFTGIQKDACGFALHLDAIEVMLNKEK, encoded by the coding sequence ATGAATCATAAAAACAAACCAATTTCCTCGGAACAGAAATGGATACCCGATGGATTTCATTTTTTAGGTCCGGAAGAAAGTAAAAACCGGCGAAATTTACTACAATCGTTTTCAGAACTTTTTGAAAAAGAAGGGTATTCTGAAATCACCTTACCCAGCTTCGATTATTCCAATTCGTTTCGTTCTCAATTACAGGATGGTTTGGAAAGTTTACTCGTCGCCAAAGATTGGGATGGGAATGAACTTTCGCCTGGTGTGGATTTAACACTCCAAGTGGTAAAAGGGATGGCGGCAAGGTCTCATTGGGAAGAAAACCAAAACGTCTATTACTTTGCCAAAAAAATTAGAGATCATAAAAAACGGAACGCATCACGGCGAGAAGTCCTCCAGGTAGGTGTGGAGAGTTTGGGAAATAGTGATACAAATCATTTGATTTCGCAAATTAAAATTCTAAAAAAACTTTGGGACAATACATTGCCCAATAAAACCTTTACTCTCGTATTTGGGCATTCTTCCTTTTTTCGTACGATTTTGGAAATCCTTGGTTGGAACGAAGAACAAACAAATGTTCTACGACAGTTTTTATACACTAAAAACTTACCAGAACTAGTTTCTTTGGCTGCTCGGGAGAATACTTCTGAGACTCATATGCAGATCATCCAATTATTACTAAAACCGATCCTATCTTCGGAAATGGGTGTTTTTAAAAAAACATTAGAAACTGTTTTATCAAAAGATGAATTATTAAAAGTAAAACATGATTTGGAATCCATTACTTCCTTTTTCGAAGTTTGGAACAAAGAAATGAAAGGGATTTTTTGCATCTTTGATCCTGCTCTCGTCCGAGATCTCTCGTATTACACTGGTTTTATGTTCCAGGGATATGTGGAACAAGATCCGGAACCTGTGTTTGCGGGTGGTGTTTATAATGATTTATATGCAAGTTTTACTGGAATTCAAAAGGATGCATGTGGTTTTGCACTGCATTTGGATGCAATCGAAGTTATGTTAAATAAGGAAAAATGA
- a CDS encoding 1-acyl-sn-glycerol-3-phosphate acyltransferase, translating into MTEKEATLGRWHKEFFENIHLFVKSGLSEQEAKSILEEFLVLSQSTPKPKVMEIFQEPERLEEIGVYTDIRPEPRDFMLKFLDPIMNKFKVEGTENLKLLDGIIGRYPVTLISNHLSHLDAPAIFTLLYNSGPEGRKIAESLVFIAGRLAFEPDFTRLGLYMFGTLLVCSKKDMADNPSLSDVMTKINMRAFRNSQKLQSDGKVISIFPEGTRSRDGRLMPFVDTVYHYVANKVILPISLEGTEKILPIEGLLFNQAVGKLVIGKPVLVGELTKKEMESFPSHIEQISFPGTGDKKQFIIDNLALLVGSNLNKHKHGTYRNLYRGDVRETNQLISLPKKPEEHVVIIGSSNMSVAFACIVANKNVKVTIYHPDSEMVARSNEERRDIIHYPIYKLPPNIEFSDKPDVLESATLFVQGTNPWEFDAVYSKIRTYLQKNKSPMVNVIKGFTGSKKGLILEDLNELLLIERERLAVVSGACYPDQIMERKISGFEISAFEDSLIPKLKELLSNNYVFTRPAINSRDTKGVQLGGALKTIYALAMGLVEGYFKRELGGNVDNTLFHLSNRFFNEMVSIGVLLGGDPTTFNGLSGMTDFMLACFGSDTRDRKYGYDLAYGTRPEKITNGFYGLKVLPNLIQLDEKRHPIVASAYKTVIQNQNFDVVAEELQKQLARV; encoded by the coding sequence ATGACAGAAAAAGAAGCCACTTTGGGACGTTGGCACAAAGAATTTTTTGAGAACATTCACTTATTTGTAAAATCCGGTCTTTCGGAACAAGAAGCAAAGTCCATTTTAGAAGAATTTTTAGTTTTATCCCAATCCACGCCCAAACCCAAGGTGATGGAAATTTTCCAAGAACCAGAACGCCTGGAAGAAATCGGAGTGTACACAGACATCCGTCCAGAACCACGCGATTTTATGCTCAAATTTCTGGATCCGATCATGAATAAATTTAAGGTCGAAGGGACTGAAAATTTAAAACTACTCGATGGGATCATTGGCAGATACCCTGTCACTCTCATCTCAAACCACTTGAGCCATTTGGATGCGCCTGCCATTTTTACCTTACTTTACAACTCAGGCCCAGAAGGTCGTAAGATTGCCGAATCCCTTGTTTTCATTGCAGGTCGCCTCGCCTTTGAACCAGACTTCACTCGCCTCGGTCTTTATATGTTTGGGACCTTACTTGTTTGCTCCAAAAAGGACATGGCAGACAACCCATCCCTTTCCGATGTGATGACCAAAATTAACATGCGTGCCTTCCGTAATTCTCAAAAATTACAATCAGATGGAAAGGTGATCTCCATCTTTCCGGAAGGGACAAGGTCTCGTGATGGAAGGCTTATGCCGTTTGTGGACACAGTTTACCATTATGTGGCAAACAAAGTCATCTTGCCAATCTCACTCGAAGGTACAGAAAAAATCCTTCCCATTGAAGGCTTACTTTTCAACCAAGCAGTTGGTAAACTTGTAATCGGCAAACCTGTGCTAGTCGGTGAGTTAACCAAAAAGGAAATGGAAAGTTTCCCATCTCATATTGAACAAATTTCGTTTCCTGGCACTGGTGACAAAAAACAATTCATCATTGATAACCTTGCACTCCTAGTGGGAAGTAATCTCAATAAACACAAACATGGAACATATCGAAACTTGTATCGAGGTGATGTTAGAGAAACAAACCAACTCATTTCATTACCAAAAAAACCAGAAGAACATGTGGTGATTATTGGTTCTTCCAATATGTCCGTGGCTTTCGCTTGTATCGTCGCCAACAAAAATGTAAAAGTAACAATTTACCATCCCGACTCGGAAATGGTGGCTCGTAGTAATGAAGAAAGACGTGACATCATCCACTACCCAATTTACAAACTGCCACCTAACATAGAGTTTTCGGACAAACCTGATGTGTTAGAATCAGCGACTCTTTTTGTCCAAGGAACAAACCCTTGGGAGTTTGACGCTGTTTATTCAAAAATCAGAACGTATTTACAAAAAAACAAGTCCCCAATGGTGAATGTGATCAAAGGATTTACCGGATCCAAAAAAGGACTCATCCTGGAAGATCTAAATGAATTACTTCTCATCGAAAGGGAACGTTTGGCGGTTGTATCTGGTGCCTGTTACCCAGACCAAATCATGGAACGTAAGATATCTGGTTTTGAAATCTCTGCTTTTGAAGATTCTCTCATCCCCAAATTAAAAGAACTCCTCTCGAATAATTATGTGTTCACAAGACCTGCGATCAACTCAAGAGACACCAAAGGTGTCCAACTCGGAGGAGCGCTCAAAACCATTTATGCACTTGCAATGGGACTTGTGGAAGGTTATTTCAAACGCGAATTAGGTGGTAATGTCGATAACACCCTATTCCATTTAAGCAATCGATTCTTCAATGAAATGGTTTCGATAGGAGTTTTACTCGGCGGGGATCCAACCACATTCAATGGATTGTCGGGTATGACCGATTTTATGTTGGCTTGTTTTGGATCCGACACTCGGGACCGTAAGTACGGATATGATCTTGCCTATGGTACAAGACCAGAAAAGATCACCAATGGTTTTTATGGTTTAAAGGTATTACCGAATCTCATCCAACTTGACGAAAAAAGGCACCCGATCGTCGCTTCCGCTTACAAAACTGTCATCCAAAATCAAAACTTTGACGTCGTCGCAGAAGAATTGCAGAAGCAGTTGGCTAGAGTTTAG
- a CDS encoding PAS domain-containing sensor histidine kinase, with translation MDSSLPISDPIWQTSFIESPIGMAITDMQTGLYVEANEVYCRWLGRNRDEVIGKTTVDLGIYSNLEDREIILSKLNSEGFVLNFEVPLVTKTGETVTILFSGKIVEGGKYLLSAGQNISALKEKETLANALQKELKISKELFESVFRLNPAAVSLSNAETGRYDDVNEAYCRLVGFDREEIIGRTSHELNIWITKLDRARLLAEVQKKGWSTGMEASLRMKSGEIRHIVSGNTILNHDGRSTLLAILIDITEAKQNKEALEFAVKERTKDLNRILEDLQKTQDQLILSEKMATLGQLVASVAHEINNPLAAISAFSEQLQNRLGDFASRLLEIRNCMGKYSDEDAEGIIQWISELFQAKPKTHSFAETRKIKKNLEALFVSVSIDSPYDLADRIVDLGVSDFILENTNFVVKLKNTPILSIILNELYSLRSIESIRLAVERTSKIVYSLKNYGRMDRGSAKIQINIIDTIETVLTLYQNKMKSGIECIRLYNANPMIMGYPDELIQIWTNLIYNALQAMHFKGKLTIQVEETGTDVEVSIKDDGPGIPLAVQRRIFEPFFTTKEKGEGTGLGLGIVKQSVEERHKGQIQLFSEPGQTVFLVSLPKL, from the coding sequence ATGGATTCTTCTTTACCTATTTCTGATCCCATTTGGCAAACCAGCTTCATTGAAAGTCCTATTGGGATGGCCATCACTGATATGCAAACTGGACTTTATGTTGAGGCAAATGAGGTGTATTGCAGGTGGCTTGGGCGAAATAGGGATGAGGTAATTGGAAAAACGACAGTGGATTTGGGTATTTATTCAAATCTCGAAGATCGGGAAATAATCCTTTCGAAATTAAATTCAGAAGGTTTTGTTTTGAACTTTGAAGTTCCGCTCGTCACAAAAACGGGTGAGACGGTCACAATTCTATTCAGTGGGAAAATTGTGGAAGGTGGCAAATACCTTCTGAGTGCGGGACAAAACATCTCGGCATTGAAAGAAAAAGAAACACTAGCCAATGCCCTCCAAAAAGAATTAAAAATCAGCAAAGAATTATTTGAAAGTGTGTTTAGGTTAAACCCTGCAGCTGTCAGTTTATCGAATGCAGAAACAGGAAGATACGATGATGTCAATGAAGCGTATTGCCGACTCGTCGGATTTGACCGTGAAGAAATCATCGGACGAACCTCACATGAATTGAATATTTGGATCACCAAATTGGATCGTGCGAGGTTATTGGCCGAAGTCCAAAAAAAAGGTTGGAGTACGGGAATGGAAGCAAGTCTCCGAATGAAATCTGGAGAAATTCGGCATATTGTATCGGGTAATACCATACTCAACCACGATGGACGTTCTACCCTCCTTGCAATCCTCATTGATATTACAGAAGCCAAACAAAACAAAGAAGCACTCGAATTTGCAGTCAAAGAACGGACGAAGGATCTTAATCGGATCCTGGAAGATTTACAAAAAACCCAAGACCAATTGATCCTTTCCGAAAAAATGGCAACCCTTGGCCAACTTGTCGCGAGTGTCGCACATGAAATTAATAACCCTCTTGCGGCAATCTCAGCCTTTAGTGAACAATTACAAAACCGATTGGGTGATTTTGCATCTCGTCTTCTGGAAATCAGGAATTGTATGGGGAAATATTCTGATGAGGATGCAGAAGGGATCATTCAATGGATTTCCGAATTATTCCAAGCGAAACCAAAAACGCATAGTTTTGCCGAAACAAGGAAAATTAAAAAGAATTTAGAAGCCTTATTTGTATCAGTAAGCATCGATTCGCCATATGATTTAGCGGACCGTATCGTTGATTTAGGCGTTTCCGATTTTATATTAGAAAATACTAATTTTGTTGTGAAACTTAAAAACACCCCCATTTTAAGTATCATTTTGAACGAACTCTATTCTTTACGAAGCATTGAATCCATTCGTTTGGCAGTGGAACGTACTTCAAAGATTGTTTATAGTTTAAAAAATTATGGAAGAATGGACCGTGGATCTGCAAAAATCCAGATCAATATCATTGATACAATTGAAACTGTTCTTACTTTGTATCAAAATAAAATGAAGTCAGGGATTGAGTGCATTCGTTTGTACAATGCCAACCCTATGATTATGGGGTATCCAGATGAACTCATCCAAATCTGGACCAACTTGATTTATAATGCATTACAAGCGATGCACTTTAAAGGGAAATTAACCATTCAAGTAGAAGAAACTGGAACTGATGTTGAGGTCTCCATCAAAGACGATGGCCCTGGAATCCCATTGGCTGTGCAAAGGCGGATCTTTGAACCTTTTTTTACCACAAAAGAAAAAGGAGAAGGGACTGGGCTTGGCCTCGGGATTGTCAAACAATCAGTGGAAGAAAGGCATAAAGGCCAAATTCAATTGTTTTCCGAACCTGGCCAGACTGTTTTTCTCGTTTCTCTTCCTAAACTCTAG